From Chiloscyllium punctatum isolate Juve2018m chromosome 36, sChiPun1.3, whole genome shotgun sequence, the proteins below share one genomic window:
- the LOC140460943 gene encoding uncharacterized protein isoform X2, with protein MEKPKESCPTEKPWKCGDCGKDFRFPSALEIHRRSHTGERPFPCTECGKDFSNSSDLVRHRRVHTRERPFSCPECGKAFSNCSDLLRHRRVHTGERPFRCSACGKGFTQASTLLAHRQVHTGERLFLCTECGKGFSNSFDLLTHQRVHTGERPFPCTECRKAFNSSSDRLKHQRVHTGERPFSCPECEKGFTQASDLLRHQRVHTGERPFTCYQCGKSFNRSSHLQRHQRVHMPSQGI; from the coding sequence atggagaaacccaaggaatcctGCCCCacggagaaaccgtggaagtgtggtgactgtgggaaagacttccgtttcccatcTGCTCTGGAAATTCATCGTCGCAGTCACACCGGAGAGAGGCCGTTCCCCTgcacagagtgtgggaaggacttcagcaattcctccgaccTGGTGaggcaccggcgggtccacaccagggagaggcccttcagctgccccgagtgtgggaaggccttcagcaattgcTCTGACCTGTTGaggcaccggcgggtccacacgggggagcgGCCCTTCAGGTGCTCCGcatgcgggaagggctttacccaggcctccacccTGTTGGCCCACCGgcaggtccacactggggagaggctgttcctCTGCACCGAGTGCGGGAAAGGCTTCAGCAATTCCTTcgacctgctgacccaccagcgggtccacacgggggagaggccattcccctgcacagagtgcaggaaggccttcaacaGTTCCTCCGACAGGctgaagcaccagcgggtccacactggggagaggcccttcagctgcccagagtgtgagaagggctttacccaggcctctgacctgctgagacaccagcgggtccacacaggggagaggccgttcacctgctatCAGTGCGGGAAGAGTTTTAACCGCTCATCCCACCTGCAGAGACACCAGAGAGTTCACATGCCATCGCAGGGGATTTAA